A window of Sphingorhabdus lacus contains these coding sequences:
- a CDS encoding glycosyltransferase family 4 protein: MKSGSVTIAYPMAGDSLGGSHHSLLGLLKGLDPEVYRPVIILENPNGRLAEHFAGFEQRPDPAPPRKSFAVGRAFSVSKFASTFTGIGRRAALLREIGSTIVHSNDGRTHATWAFAAKRAGCQLLWHHRADPYAKGLRYLAPFVADQIVAVSEFSLSGMRPSKARQGAQVVFSPFDVDVKADRTAMRQRLLTELGAREDTIICGYFGSFIDRKRPLEFMNAVAELRAMQDRPVVGVLFGETTYPELETAMRARMQEPDVAGVVHIMGYRSPGVDWIAAVDLLLVTAVSEPLGRTLVEAMLIETPVIATRSGGNPEAILAGLGALVEPDNAAAMARAALDTLNNKAALAEMTSRAKESAKARFSEETHIAKITQIYRNLSAG, encoded by the coding sequence ATGAAATCTGGAAGCGTTACAATTGCCTACCCGATGGCGGGCGATAGCCTTGGGGGTAGCCATCATTCCTTGCTGGGATTGCTGAAGGGTCTTGATCCCGAGGTCTACCGACCAGTGATCATATTGGAAAATCCGAACGGTCGTCTGGCAGAGCATTTCGCCGGGTTCGAGCAGCGCCCAGACCCCGCACCTCCGCGCAAAAGCTTTGCCGTCGGGCGCGCGTTCAGTGTTTCGAAATTCGCATCCACATTTACAGGAATTGGGCGCCGGGCCGCATTGCTTCGGGAGATCGGCAGCACGATCGTTCATAGCAATGACGGGCGCACGCACGCCACATGGGCGTTCGCGGCGAAGCGGGCGGGTTGCCAATTGCTATGGCACCATCGCGCTGACCCCTATGCCAAGGGGTTGCGCTATTTGGCCCCGTTCGTTGCCGACCAGATTGTAGCGGTATCGGAATTCTCGCTGTCCGGAATGCGTCCATCCAAGGCGCGGCAGGGTGCGCAGGTTGTTTTTAGCCCGTTCGATGTGGATGTCAAAGCCGACCGAACCGCGATGCGTCAGCGTCTTTTGACGGAATTAGGGGCGCGTGAAGACACCATCATATGTGGCTATTTTGGTAGCTTCATTGATCGTAAGCGCCCTTTGGAATTTATGAATGCCGTCGCCGAGCTACGCGCGATGCAGGATCGACCGGTCGTGGGCGTTCTGTTTGGCGAAACAACCTATCCAGAACTCGAAACGGCTATGCGTGCCCGGATGCAGGAGCCAGACGTTGCAGGCGTGGTTCATATCATGGGCTATCGGTCACCTGGGGTTGACTGGATAGCAGCTGTAGATCTGCTCTTGGTAACGGCTGTCAGCGAGCCCTTAGGGCGAACACTGGTCGAGGCGATGCTCATAGAAACGCCCGTCATTGCAACACGATCGGGCGGCAATCCGGAAGCCATTCTTGCGGGATTGGGCGCGCTCGTCGAACCGGACAACGCCGCTGCGATGGCCCGCGCGGCATTAGACACTTTGAACAATAAAGCCGCATTGGCCGAGATGACATCGCGGGCAAAGGAAAGCGCCAAAGCGCGCTTTTCCGAAGAAACCCACATCGCCAAAATCACGCAAATCTACCGCAATCTTTCTGCGGGATAG
- a CDS encoding pectate lyase family protein: MSPLSRNGAITFFGLLLSTTVAFSSCSPVDGQTKGTTGPAARSKAFPGAVGYGAAALGGFKGKIIQVTTTADNVAGSLRACVEAVGPRTCVFRVGGIFRFDGTPPVIKNPYITIAGQTAPGGGVTIAHDGSAESRTPLLIKNTNDVIVRHVRIRNDRIGGEKESEDSITIENSKYVVIDQVSASWARDEIINGYGNNDFITVSNSIFSYGIPKHDKCALLGSDPKNAQNFSFIGNICAHNGDRNPDINFKPSSCVEVVNNVFYNAVSEFAEVWETYGGTPVSIVGNSFKAGIDTTDGAVGIIRQTVESTGNSAIYLHDNQFFGAFTDIDASVAVARRNTPPCPLTVKPMAAGVAYSSVLAKSGAKPRDAIDAEVVNDVINRTGQIVMLPGSIPAIFAGTPYPDADRDGMDDRWEVKNGAKVGAADSWLDGNRDGVTNLDAFLDYLHKQLVR; encoded by the coding sequence ATGTCCCCGCTTTCACGTAATGGCGCCATTACCTTTTTTGGTCTTCTGCTCTCAACGACTGTCGCATTTTCGTCTTGCTCGCCCGTAGACGGCCAGACAAAAGGAACGACAGGACCCGCCGCCAGATCAAAGGCGTTTCCTGGTGCTGTAGGCTATGGTGCTGCCGCTCTGGGCGGATTCAAGGGCAAGATTATCCAAGTAACCACGACAGCCGATAATGTCGCCGGTTCCTTGCGCGCATGTGTTGAAGCCGTTGGGCCACGCACCTGCGTATTTCGCGTTGGCGGTATATTCCGTTTCGATGGCACGCCACCCGTTATCAAAAACCCGTACATCACAATTGCTGGCCAAACAGCACCGGGCGGAGGCGTTACGATCGCCCATGACGGTAGCGCCGAGTCCCGCACGCCTCTGCTGATCAAGAACACCAATGACGTGATCGTCCGCCATGTCCGGATCCGCAATGATCGAATTGGTGGGGAGAAGGAATCCGAAGATTCGATAACGATAGAGAACAGCAAATATGTTGTGATCGACCAGGTAAGCGCGAGCTGGGCCCGCGATGAAATCATCAACGGCTATGGGAATAATGACTTCATAACCGTCAGCAATTCGATCTTTTCATACGGCATCCCGAAGCATGACAAATGCGCGCTTTTGGGAAGTGATCCGAAAAATGCGCAGAATTTCAGTTTTATCGGAAACATCTGCGCGCATAATGGTGACCGGAATCCGGACATCAATTTCAAGCCGTCTTCTTGCGTCGAAGTCGTCAACAATGTGTTCTACAATGCCGTGTCCGAATTTGCCGAAGTGTGGGAAACCTACGGAGGCACGCCGGTATCAATTGTCGGCAACAGTTTCAAAGCCGGCATTGACACGACCGATGGCGCTGTAGGAATCATCCGACAAACTGTCGAAAGTACCGGAAACTCGGCGATCTATCTTCATGACAATCAGTTTTTCGGCGCATTTACCGATATTGATGCCTCCGTCGCGGTTGCTCGGCGGAATACGCCGCCCTGCCCCTTGACCGTCAAGCCGATGGCCGCCGGAGTAGCTTATTCATCTGTTCTGGCGAAATCGGGCGCCAAGCCACGGGACGCCATTGATGCCGAGGTCGTCAATGATGTCATCAACAGAACCGGACAGATCGTGATGCTTCCAGGATCCATACCCGCGATATTTGCAGGGACCCCTTATCCGGACGCCGACCGGGACGGCATGGATGACCGCTGGGAAGTCAAAAATGGTGCAAAGGTCGGGGCCGCCGACTCGTGGCTTGACGGCAATCGGGATGGCGTAACCAATTTGGATGCCTTTCTAGATTATCTCCATAAACAGCTTGTGCGCTGA
- a CDS encoding lytic transglycosylase domain-containing protein — protein sequence MTTISEQHDIDPLLFEALIWQESRWNPSARSPKGAVGLTQLMPGTAANLGVNPYDALANLEGGARYLKAMLTQFNGDTRLALAAYNAGPARVAQYQGVPPFAETQNYVEAIRQRVAWGGALEE from the coding sequence GTGACGACGATTTCGGAACAGCATGACATTGATCCGCTGCTGTTCGAAGCCCTGATTTGGCAGGAAAGCCGTTGGAACCCTTCGGCCCGGTCACCCAAAGGTGCCGTCGGCCTTACACAACTCATGCCTGGGACGGCCGCCAATCTTGGTGTGAACCCTTATGACGCGCTGGCCAATCTTGAGGGCGGCGCACGCTATCTGAAGGCTATGTTGACTCAGTTTAACGGCGATACCCGCCTAGCGCTGGCAGCCTATAATGCAGGGCCTGCGCGCGTGGCGCAATATCAAGGGGTACCGCCTTTTGCGGAAACACAAAATTATGTCGAAGCAATCCGGCAACGGGTTGCGTGGGGTGGCGCACTGGAGGAATGA
- a CDS encoding TrbC/VirB2 family protein yields MRKLIKRIAITGPMALLSAPAFAQQDPAGSGPIVRAAQWLQGTLMGNVATAAAVVAVAAVGFMMLTGRMNWRYGMTVVLGCFILFGAVAIVSGIQSAAGAG; encoded by the coding sequence ATGAGAAAGTTGATTAAACGGATAGCAATCACCGGGCCGATGGCTCTGCTGTCCGCACCGGCCTTTGCCCAACAGGACCCCGCAGGTAGCGGTCCTATCGTCCGCGCTGCACAATGGCTGCAGGGCACATTGATGGGCAATGTGGCGACGGCCGCTGCCGTCGTTGCGGTTGCTGCCGTTGGCTTCATGATGCTGACGGGCCGCATGAACTGGCGCTATGGTATGACTGTTGTGCTGGGATGCTTCATTTTGTTCGGCGCAGTCGCAATCGTGTCCGGCATCCAGTCTGCTGCAGGCGCAGGTTAA
- a CDS encoding type IV secretion system protein VirB3, which yields MALSKAPVFTSLTRPHMFAGVTYSFFVINGVISTEAFLITRSFWALGVALIVHVIGYLACLREPRFFDLWITKVSRTPRVKNWKRWGCNSYAP from the coding sequence GTGGCATTAAGCAAGGCGCCCGTTTTTACATCGCTTACGCGGCCGCATATGTTTGCGGGCGTCACCTATAGTTTTTTTGTCATCAATGGCGTGATTTCAACCGAAGCATTCCTGATAACCCGTAGTTTTTGGGCATTGGGAGTCGCACTGATCGTCCACGTAATTGGATATCTGGCGTGTCTTCGGGAGCCCCGTTTTTTCGATTTGTGGATCACAAAAGTGTCCCGGACACCACGTGTGAAAAATTGGAAGCGCTGGGGATGCAACAGTTACGCACCGTGA
- a CDS encoding VirB4 family type IV secretion/conjugal transfer ATPase, with translation MMAWRGPAAWGKYEQRAGERLPYRRHVDDVTLQLRDGSLMRVLHLNGLPFETEDADHLNHTQAVRETILRSTLDARFIVYHHVIRRRVSAEMPSQYTGAFSAHLQEKWSSRLAKRTLFANELFLTVLRRPPRGKVGLLERMRRRFNRNHFDAVFQEELRDLDSAVIGLSAALQQYGVRDLGCYEGDGGTCSELLEFLAALYNGEMRAVLKPDDDVDLGNHIPYKRVSFGLDTIEYRGAGGSEFAAMISVKDYPGETRVGILDDVLRLPHEFALTESFAPVDRQVAKERIDLSLRRLKATDEDVAGERREMLAAKDQLIGGQIGFGMHHLSLSVRADDITSLDKAAAKAVAALADFGSIGVREDVNLEPAFWAQFPGNEMYIARGAMISTINAASFISMHGFPMGQPKGNHWGDAITIFETTSATPYFFNFHEGDLGHFSIIGPSGSGKTVVMNFLTAQAQKLEPRTILFDKDRGAEIFLRSLGGNYVELRPGISTGFNPLRLPDSPVNRAFLRDWLACLLAPEQGGMSPADETLIASAVDASFEQGEHLRTLRHLGELLGGTKRPEEGDLQSRLRPWLDRSDRGWVFDNDQDGLDLSNRIIGFDMTALLDQPAIRTAVMMYLFHRVDERLDGSPAMIMIDEGWKVLDDPVFAARLRDWLKTLRKRNAIVGFGTQSARDALDSKVSSAIVEQTATQIFMPNSRAKPEDYCGGFGLSDHELSLVRTLPVHSRCFLIRKPNHSVVVRLDLGQMPDILTILSGRESSVRALDSLRESYGDKPEKWYEHLTKTPWPGDPNILLDLSEFAQ, from the coding sequence ATGATGGCTTGGCGGGGACCCGCAGCATGGGGCAAATATGAGCAGCGCGCGGGCGAACGCCTGCCGTATCGACGGCATGTCGATGACGTGACGCTGCAGCTGCGTGATGGCAGCTTGATGCGCGTGCTCCATTTAAATGGCCTGCCATTTGAAACGGAAGATGCGGACCATCTCAACCATACGCAGGCCGTTCGCGAGACAATTTTGCGAAGCACGCTGGATGCACGCTTCATTGTCTATCACCACGTCATACGACGTCGCGTGTCGGCGGAAATGCCTTCGCAATATACGGGCGCCTTTTCTGCGCATTTGCAAGAGAAGTGGTCGTCACGTCTCGCTAAGCGAACCTTGTTTGCCAATGAACTTTTCCTGACGGTTTTGCGCCGTCCGCCGCGTGGTAAAGTTGGCTTGCTCGAAAGAATGCGCCGCCGGTTTAACCGCAACCATTTTGACGCGGTTTTTCAGGAGGAGTTGCGTGACCTCGACAGCGCAGTGATTGGCCTGAGCGCAGCGTTGCAACAATATGGCGTCCGCGATCTTGGTTGTTATGAAGGCGACGGCGGAACCTGTTCGGAACTGCTCGAGTTTTTGGCCGCTCTGTACAATGGTGAAATGCGCGCGGTTTTGAAACCTGACGACGATGTCGATTTGGGGAATCATATTCCTTACAAGCGTGTCAGTTTTGGCTTGGACACGATCGAATATCGCGGCGCTGGTGGTTCCGAATTTGCGGCGATGATTTCTGTCAAAGACTATCCCGGTGAAACACGCGTCGGTATCCTCGATGATGTTCTGCGCCTGCCGCACGAATTTGCACTGACCGAAAGCTTCGCACCCGTCGACCGTCAGGTTGCCAAGGAGAGGATCGATCTGTCGCTGCGCCGATTGAAGGCAACCGATGAAGACGTGGCAGGCGAACGACGCGAAATGCTTGCCGCAAAGGACCAACTGATCGGAGGGCAGATTGGTTTTGGGATGCACCATCTGTCGCTTTCGGTTCGTGCAGACGACATAACATCCTTGGATAAGGCAGCGGCAAAGGCAGTTGCGGCACTTGCGGATTTCGGTTCCATCGGTGTTCGCGAAGATGTGAATCTGGAACCTGCCTTTTGGGCGCAGTTTCCCGGCAACGAAATGTATATTGCCCGCGGAGCGATGATCTCAACTATCAATGCGGCAAGCTTCATCTCAATGCATGGCTTTCCGATGGGGCAACCCAAGGGGAACCATTGGGGCGACGCAATTACCATTTTCGAAACCACCAGCGCGACACCCTATTTCTTCAATTTCCACGAAGGCGACTTGGGCCATTTCAGTATTATCGGGCCATCCGGATCCGGTAAAACGGTGGTGATGAATTTCCTCACCGCGCAGGCGCAGAAGCTTGAGCCGCGGACCATCCTGTTCGACAAGGATCGCGGTGCCGAGATTTTCTTGCGGTCACTGGGCGGGAACTATGTCGAATTGCGCCCAGGCATTTCGACCGGATTTAATCCGCTGCGTCTTCCTGACAGTCCGGTGAACCGTGCATTTTTGCGCGACTGGTTGGCATGTCTTCTGGCCCCGGAGCAGGGGGGCATGTCACCCGCCGATGAAACGCTCATCGCGTCGGCTGTCGACGCAAGTTTTGAACAGGGCGAACATCTGCGCACCTTGCGCCATCTCGGCGAATTGCTTGGCGGAACGAAACGGCCCGAAGAGGGTGATTTGCAATCCCGGTTGCGTCCCTGGCTGGACCGCAGCGACAGAGGCTGGGTGTTCGACAATGATCAGGACGGCCTTGATCTTTCGAACCGCATCATAGGCTTTGATATGACAGCCCTGCTTGATCAGCCTGCTATTCGTACAGCGGTCATGATGTACCTCTTCCACCGTGTCGATGAACGACTGGATGGAAGTCCCGCGATGATCATGATCGATGAGGGCTGGAAAGTACTGGACGATCCGGTTTTTGCAGCACGGCTACGCGATTGGTTGAAGACATTGCGTAAACGCAATGCGATTGTCGGTTTCGGCACGCAGAGCGCGCGGGACGCCCTAGATAGCAAGGTATCATCGGCGATTGTCGAGCAAACCGCGACGCAGATATTCATGCCCAACAGCCGCGCAAAGCCCGAGGATTATTGCGGTGGTTTTGGTTTGAGCGACCATGAGTTGTCGCTCGTTCGAACTCTGCCTGTTCACAGCCGGTGCTTCTTGATCCGGAAACCCAATCACAGCGTGGTTGTCCGTCTTGATTTGGGCCAGATGCCTGACATTCTGACTATACTGTCCGGCCGCGAGTCCAGCGTGCGGGCGCTGGACAGTTTACGCGAAAGCTACGGCGACAAGCCTGAAAAATGGTATGAGCATCTGACCAAGACGCCGTGGCCGGGTGATCCGAACATCTTGCTCGATTTGTCGGAATTCGCCCAATGA
- a CDS encoding type IV secretion system protein, with protein MSQFCQPTGLKEQGITAGLQYIDCNSERIIEYAFNRFFGPGGALGWALTTILTIYVALIAFRLLSGRGRLSALPPRILGLGLILTFATSWIGYQSFVLNIALGAPEELAKILLNTKGSATYMFSRQLDIMFQAIAQVALQSRTAGVGPEGAAGVMSAEGDLLWLGALMLLLGTVGVLIVARMALALMLALGPIFIILALFSGTRGLFVGWMKAVVMLAVTPLFAVLLGGGTLALIRPLVVELAKLNGEIDMRIAVNIFLAASVHVALMLMAIKLSTTLVSGWRLPWAEPEAGASSSDNANAASAAAAVAASSMAASAPASSVESGPDQRTQSILRAVDQSAMPSPASETSERAGFARNFSVNTGDMVSSVGTGKRESNDVTQALGRKFRPATIGAVRLKRESTV; from the coding sequence ATGAGCCAGTTCTGCCAACCGACTGGCTTGAAAGAGCAAGGGATAACCGCCGGGCTGCAGTATATTGACTGCAACAGCGAGCGTATCATTGAATATGCGTTCAACCGCTTTTTCGGCCCCGGCGGCGCGCTTGGTTGGGCGCTGACAACTATACTGACCATATATGTGGCGTTAATTGCGTTCCGCCTTCTCAGCGGTCGTGGTCGTCTTTCGGCCTTGCCTCCGCGCATTCTTGGCCTCGGGCTTATCCTGACATTTGCGACCAGTTGGATTGGATATCAAAGCTTCGTCCTCAATATCGCGTTGGGCGCTCCGGAAGAACTGGCCAAGATACTTTTGAACACCAAAGGCAGCGCGACCTATATGTTCTCGCGGCAGTTGGACATCATGTTCCAGGCAATTGCACAAGTTGCCTTGCAATCGCGCACCGCAGGCGTTGGACCGGAGGGTGCGGCCGGCGTCATGTCGGCAGAAGGCGACTTGCTCTGGCTCGGCGCTTTGATGCTTTTGCTGGGCACGGTTGGTGTCCTCATAGTCGCGCGCATGGCCTTGGCCCTGATGCTGGCATTGGGACCCATTTTCATCATATTGGCCTTGTTTTCTGGTACACGTGGGTTGTTTGTCGGCTGGATGAAAGCTGTCGTCATGCTCGCCGTGACGCCCTTGTTCGCGGTTCTGCTGGGTGGCGGAACGCTGGCGCTGATCCGACCCTTGGTGGTGGAATTGGCTAAGTTGAACGGTGAGATTGATATGCGCATCGCGGTGAACATATTTCTCGCGGCGTCCGTTCATGTTGCGCTGATGCTGATGGCCATCAAATTATCGACAACACTTGTCTCCGGCTGGCGCCTTCCCTGGGCAGAACCAGAGGCTGGCGCATCAAGTTCCGACAACGCAAATGCTGCGAGTGCCGCTGCCGCCGTTGCGGCATCCTCCATGGCTGCATCGGCGCCCGCATCATCGGTAGAGTCCGGGCCAGATCAACGGACGCAATCGATCCTGCGTGCGGTCGATCAATCGGCTATGCCATCGCCGGCATCAGAGACATCGGAACGCGCGGGCTTCGCCCGAAACTTTTCCGTTAATACCGGCGACATGGTGAGCAGTGTAGGCACGGGTAAACGGGAATCGAATGATGTTACACAAGCACTGGGTCGCAAATTCCGACCCGCAACTATTGGCGCTGTGCGTTTAAAGCGGGAAAGTACGGTATGA
- a CDS encoding TrbG/VirB9 family P-type conjugative transfer protein: MSKLRRPVFLMALLVFVAFGLQPSFAMQSADSRVVERHYSPETVYPIAGVMGIQTAILFGEEERIENIAVGDGSNWQITPNKRANILFIKPIATKKVTNLTVVTDRRTYLFELNSTNPKAVPIYTMRFIYPPDPVVSEVPDLTGIPPEALSETATDPSPKINLSWAKSGKESLWPSEIFDDGTLTYLRWPKAVSPPAIYSISADGTESLVNQLAQNDYFVIDFVPSALMLRLGKARARLDRITLPDPVQPKMENGN; encoded by the coding sequence ATGAGCAAGTTGCGACGCCCTGTTTTTCTGATGGCGCTACTCGTTTTTGTCGCCTTCGGCCTTCAGCCGTCCTTTGCAATGCAAAGCGCTGATAGTCGCGTCGTTGAACGCCATTACTCGCCAGAGACAGTCTATCCCATCGCAGGCGTTATGGGCATTCAGACCGCGATATTATTTGGGGAAGAAGAGCGGATTGAAAATATCGCCGTTGGCGATGGTTCCAATTGGCAGATTACGCCGAACAAACGTGCGAACATTCTGTTCATCAAGCCTATCGCAACAAAGAAGGTCACCAATCTGACCGTGGTCACGGACCGTCGAACCTATTTGTTCGAGCTGAATTCGACCAATCCGAAGGCAGTGCCCATTTACACGATGCGCTTCATCTATCCGCCCGATCCGGTTGTATCGGAAGTTCCGGACCTGACCGGTATTCCACCTGAAGCGCTCAGTGAGACGGCGACCGACCCGTCACCTAAGATCAATTTAAGCTGGGCCAAGAGTGGGAAGGAAAGCCTATGGCCAAGTGAAATATTCGATGATGGCACTTTGACCTATCTGCGTTGGCCCAAAGCAGTTTCTCCGCCAGCGATCTATTCGATTAGCGCCGACGGCACGGAAAGCCTTGTGAATCAACTCGCGCAGAATGATTATTTTGTTATTGATTTCGTACCCAGCGCATTGATGCTTCGTTTGGGTAAGGCCAGAGCGCGGTTGGATAGGATAACCTTACCCGATCCTGTTCAGCCTAAAATGGAGAACGGGAATTGA
- a CDS encoding TrbI/VirB10 family protein: protein MKTITKGIHDERDPRTTLDDESLEEASTNRFPVVANQKRGKDGFAIWGGMFGAVALGALTLYLMSEARQTASPQPKQDEEMPAIAELQPPNVPQNAVTLVDPLGNSVMGVQPSTVPGGQSVPPVTPPPMATVLPSPSTNYEPRTTDPRSPALILDDYADRLQRRNASRQASAGDVQTTPIGLNNDELFGMRAGEGGSSSATPMANPAATIVAGTLIPAVLETAINSDLPGYTRAFVSQDVRSFDNKTVLLPRGSRLIGQYKSGVAAGQKRAYVIWTRAIRPDGISIDLGSPGTDGAGQTGLPGKVNSHFFQRFGAAILLSVVGALGSRSNDGVVIASGTSAASVAAQSSANIPPTIRVVQGQAVKIFVARDLDFTDALGANL, encoded by the coding sequence TTGAAAACGATCACGAAAGGCATCCATGATGAGCGTGATCCAAGGACTACGCTTGATGATGAAAGCCTCGAAGAGGCATCGACCAACCGTTTTCCGGTAGTCGCAAACCAGAAGCGCGGCAAAGACGGCTTTGCGATTTGGGGCGGCATGTTTGGTGCCGTGGCGTTAGGCGCGCTGACTCTCTATTTAATGTCCGAGGCGCGACAGACCGCAAGCCCCCAACCAAAACAGGACGAAGAAATGCCGGCAATTGCCGAGCTTCAGCCGCCAAATGTTCCGCAAAATGCAGTGACGCTGGTTGATCCATTGGGTAATTCGGTCATGGGTGTGCAGCCAAGTACGGTGCCCGGTGGCCAGAGTGTGCCTCCAGTTACTCCGCCGCCAATGGCAACTGTTCTGCCGTCCCCTTCAACAAATTATGAACCTAGAACGACCGATCCGCGCTCCCCGGCGCTTATATTGGACGATTATGCCGACCGTTTGCAGCGACGCAATGCCAGCCGCCAGGCATCGGCCGGCGACGTGCAAACCACGCCAATCGGTTTGAACAATGACGAACTTTTCGGAATGCGCGCTGGCGAAGGCGGAAGCAGCAGTGCGACGCCCATGGCGAACCCGGCTGCTACGATCGTTGCAGGGACTCTCATTCCGGCGGTTCTGGAAACAGCGATAAACTCCGACTTGCCTGGATATACCCGTGCTTTCGTCAGTCAGGATGTCCGAAGTTTTGACAACAAGACTGTCCTGTTACCGCGCGGGTCGCGCTTGATCGGGCAATATAAAAGCGGCGTCGCCGCCGGGCAGAAGCGTGCCTATGTCATTTGGACGCGCGCGATACGCCCCGATGGAATATCCATCGACCTGGGTTCACCCGGAACGGACGGGGCCGGGCAAACCGGGCTGCCCGGTAAAGTGAACAGCCATTTCTTCCAGCGTTTTGGTGCTGCGATTCTGTTGTCAGTGGTGGGTGCGCTTGGCTCGCGATCAAATGATGGCGTGGTGATCGCATCCGGCACCAGCGCGGCGTCTGTGGCGGCGCAGAGTAGTGCCAACATACCACCTACTATCCGCGTGGTGCAGGGACAGGCTGTTAAGATCTTTGTGGCGCGGGATTTGGACTTTACTGACGCCCTGGGTGCCAATCTTTGA
- the virB11 gene encoding P-type DNA transfer ATPase VirB11, which translates to MSVRPVTPEDSGEKVAQSYLEAYFAPLQPWLNQDDVTEILINRPGEIWVERAGPGKMECALVPQIDSRLIERLATQIARVNNQGVNRENPLLSAVLEDGARVQVIAPSATRGDWVIAIRRHKIKAMPLSAFSTKLAPAAEPAVMLAKSDPIAFLQQAIHARKTILISGGTSTGKTSFLNALLAEVPMSERIVLVEDTPEIRLSHPNSVGLVAMKGDMGVARINTNDLLQAALRLRPDRIVLGELRGSESVSFLRAINTGHPGSFSTIHANSPRGAIEQLALMVMQSGIGLSRQDVIEYARFVIDIVVQLERQEGKRGISSIVMTRDLDL; encoded by the coding sequence TTGAGCGTTCGGCCGGTCACACCTGAGGACAGCGGCGAGAAGGTCGCGCAGTCTTATCTCGAGGCCTATTTTGCGCCACTTCAGCCGTGGCTGAACCAGGATGATGTAACCGAAATACTGATCAACCGCCCCGGCGAAATATGGGTGGAGCGCGCTGGCCCCGGCAAAATGGAATGCGCACTTGTGCCGCAAATTGATAGCCGATTGATTGAACGACTGGCCACACAAATTGCCCGTGTGAACAACCAGGGCGTGAACCGGGAGAACCCTCTGCTATCCGCCGTGCTCGAAGACGGTGCCCGTGTGCAGGTTATCGCGCCGTCAGCAACGCGCGGCGACTGGGTCATCGCCATCCGCCGCCACAAGATCAAGGCGATGCCGCTCTCGGCCTTTTCCACGAAGCTTGCCCCGGCCGCCGAGCCGGCGGTCATGCTGGCCAAAAGCGACCCGATCGCCTTTCTGCAGCAGGCTATCCATGCCCGTAAAACCATCCTGATCAGCGGCGGTACATCGACGGGTAAAACAAGCTTCCTCAATGCGCTCCTCGCCGAAGTGCCCATGTCCGAGCGTATCGTTCTGGTGGAAGACACGCCGGAAATACGCTTGTCGCACCCCAACTCGGTTGGCTTGGTTGCGATGAAGGGCGATATGGGCGTCGCGCGCATCAACACAAATGACCTGTTGCAGGCCGCGTTACGCCTGCGGCCCGACCGTATCGTGCTGGGTGAGTTGCGCGGCAGCGAATCCGTCAGCTTTCTGCGCGCAATCAACACCGGTCATCCCGGAAGCTTTTCTACTATCCACGCCAACTCACCACGTGGTGCCATCGAGCAGTTGGCGTTGATGGTGATGCAATCGGGAATCGGGCTGAGTCGTCAGGATGTGATCGAATATGCCCGCTTTGTGATCGATATTGTGGTCCAATTAGAGCGTCAGGAAGGCAAAAGGGGTATCAGTTCCATTGTGATGACGCGAGACCTGGATTTGTAG